The region GCCTAACTAAACTCATTTTAAAAGCAGATACAGTTGCTGTAACTATTGAAAAATACGTTGAAGTTTTAGAATTAAAATATTTAGCAACAAATATTAAACTGATACCACATGGTACTTTCGATATCCCATTAGAATCTAATTATATAGTGCCTAAAGCGCCTATGCAAATTATGACATTCGGGAAGTTTGGCACTTATAAAAAAGTGGAAGATATGATTGAGGCAGTAGTGCAGGTAAGAAGCAGAACTGGTTTAGACTTAGAAGTGGTTATAGCGGGAACCGATAACCCCAATGTCCCAGGGTATTTAGCAAGTGTAAAAGACCGTTATAAACATGTACCACAGATACGTTTTACTGGATATGTAGAAGAATATGAAGTTCCAACATTATTTAATGAAAGTGCAGTAGTAGTTTTTCCTTATACATCTACAACAGGAAGTTCTGGAGTGTTACACCAAGCAGGAAGTTATGGAAAAGCTGTAGTAATGCCAAATTTAGGAGATTTAGCACATTTAGTAAAAGACGAAGGTTATGAAGGTGAATTTTTTGAGCCAACAAGTATAGAGAGTTTAGCCGTTGCTATTGAAAATATTGTAACTAATGATGCCTATAGAATTAAATTAGGCCAAGCAAACTATAAAGCAGCAACAGCCTTACCAATGAGTAAAATTACTCAAATGTATGTAGATGAATTTAAGTCTATTATATTTAATAAAAAAACAATAAAATCTGAGAAACGAGAAGTTATGGCTTAGAAATATATGTAAACGAAGGTTTTAATGTCCCGTTTTCATTAATAAAGCCAAAGTGTTTTTGTGTCTCTCTACGCCACGGTAATTTACCAACAACAGCAGTAGGGATTGCAGTAAAATCGTATAATGTCCAAGACATAAATTGTAACTGATGTGTTGCTATTTGTTCTTGGATTTTTTTGTGATAATCAGCTTGATTTGTTTTAGTTGAGCCAAAGGGATTCCATAATCCAGAATATGAAGACAACCCAAATTCTTGTAAAACTAAGGGCTTATCGTGAATTTTGTCTTTTAAAGTTATTATGGCTTGGTCTAAGTGGCTTAAATCTTCATAATAATGAAAAGATACAATATCTACTTTATCTTTTAAAATCGTTGCGCTCTTGGTGTTAGACCAACCTATAGTTACAGGATGTATGCTGTCTGTTTTTTTTACTAAATCAATCATGTGGTTTAACCAAGCAACAACATTGGCCTTACCACGCGATTCAAAGTCTAAGTTTGGTTCATTTTTTATATCCCAAGCCACTAAAGCTTTGTGGTGTTTTAATGCAGACACAATTTGTTTAGCATGATGTTGGGTTAATGTCCAGTCCATAACAGTGTAATCGCCATAAAAATCAAATAACGTAACCATTACTTTTAACTGTTGTGCCTCAGCTAGATCTAAAGTCAGTATTAGTTTCTCAAGCTTTTCAGGCTTAACATTGGCTTTTCCAAAATCTTCATATTGTACAAAAATACGTACCGAATTTAATCCTGCATCTTTAATGATTTTAAAGTCTTTAGCAATAGTTTCTTTAGAAAAATCATCCCCAAACATGTCCCAAGGGTGTGCTTGAGGATAATAATTTATGCCTTTAATATTTAAACTATCATTGCGTACTGTTTTTGCTTTATTTTGATAGGGTTGGGTGGCTGTTTTTACTAAATGTCTAATACGCCAAAACCCATCTTCAAGTAAAAATACTATGTTATAGGTGGCAGTTTCTGTGGTTTCTAAAATTAATGTATTGGCTTTAAAAATACGTTTAAACTCTACCACATCGCGGTCTGTTATTACTGCCATTTGTCCGTCTTCACTAAAAAACTCTAACCTAGGATTGTGGGTTAAAGTCGTAGCTTCAATAGTTATCGCTTCAGCTTTGTTTAAGGCTATAAAATCATATAAATTTTTTCTAGCGCTATCTGTATAATAATCTTTTAAACCTGTTTTTGAGTTTGTTTTATATGCAATGTGTTTTACATACCAGGCATTAAGATAATCGTTTTGTAAGGCGTTTAAATTTTCGCTATCCATTGGTCGTCCTTCATTTTTTAAAGGCGCCCAATGTATTTGTGGTAAGTAATGTGTTTCTTTCTGAATTTCTGTGTGTAACATCGTGCTTCTATCTGCACCTGTATTTAAGTAACTAAAAACGGCGCTAACACCAGAAATGATTAAGGCAATAACCATAATATAAGATATAATTAATATGGTACGTAATATGTTTTTATTAAGACCTACCATAATGATATTGTTTTAAATTGTTTTTTTATTCCTGCCGTTTCAAACGTAAAACTATATGTGCCATGAGTATAAATTGCAGGTTTAAGTTTAAAAGTGGCATAGCCATTAAACGATGTTTTAGTGAGCGTTTCTACAAGGATATTATCTTTGTAAATCTTGAGTTGTACGTGTAATCCATCAGGAATCATTTGTTGCATAAAACTTTGTAAAGGACCAACCGTAATTGTGCGGTTATGGGCTTTAAATTTTACATCAAAATCATGGATAACTTGTAAGTAGTTTAGTGATATACTATTGCTTTCTGCCATACCATTTATATAGGCTTTAATGCTCCAAGTGTCTGCATAATCAGGATGAATCATTTTAGCAGTAGCTATACCCTCAATAGTCGTTCCGGTGGTTTTTAAAATATCTTGATTTTTATTCGTAATATAAAACGTTACAAATGTACCATCACTAACTCTATTATTGTGCTTGTCTTTTATTACTGAAGTTGTAAATGTTGTTATTTGGTTGCCATCTGCATAGTTATGGGGACGAGTCGCTTCAATTTTAAAATTTGTAGGAATTGCAGCCATAACATTAATTGTAAATTCTTTAGAATTTATTCCTAAACATTCTGAAGCGACCAACATGCGTCCGCTTTCTTTTTTAGAATAGATATTGCTATATGCAATTAAATTATTTGTGTATATGGATTGAGTTTCTTCAGACGTTAAAAATTGATGCTTAGCTGTAACTAAGGTATTTGTAGGTACGGGATTATCTAAACTATCGGTAGGAATAACCACTAACATACTGTAA is a window of Formosa sediminum DNA encoding:
- a CDS encoding glycosyltransferase, with translation MKLAIVTAYPPSKVTLNEYAYHLVKHFRQKKDVTELVLLTDKTEGVKDLEFQEDGCKISVKECWSFNSYTNLYSVSRAIRKAKPDAVLFNLQFMKFGDKKVAAALGLMLPLVCKLKNIPNIVLLHNILEEVDLGSAGFTSSKLMQKLYGFIGTSLTKLILKADTVAVTIEKYVEVLELKYLATNIKLIPHGTFDIPLESNYIVPKAPMQIMTFGKFGTYKKVEDMIEAVVQVRSRTGLDLEVVIAGTDNPNVPGYLASVKDRYKHVPQIRFTGYVEEYEVPTLFNESAVVVFPYTSTTGSSGVLHQAGSYGKAVVMPNLGDLAHLVKDEGYEGEFFEPTSIESLAVAIENIVTNDAYRIKLGQANYKAATALPMSKITQMYVDEFKSIIFNKKTIKSEKREVMA
- a CDS encoding glycoside hydrolase family 2 TIM barrel-domain containing protein, with protein sequence MVGLNKNILRTILIISYIMVIALIISGVSAVFSYLNTGADRSTMLHTEIQKETHYLPQIHWAPLKNEGRPMDSENLNALQNDYLNAWYVKHIAYKTNSKTGLKDYYTDSARKNLYDFIALNKAEAITIEATTLTHNPRLEFFSEDGQMAVITDRDVVEFKRIFKANTLILETTETATYNIVFLLEDGFWRIRHLVKTATQPYQNKAKTVRNDSLNIKGINYYPQAHPWDMFGDDFSKETIAKDFKIIKDAGLNSVRIFVQYEDFGKANVKPEKLEKLILTLDLAEAQQLKVMVTLFDFYGDYTVMDWTLTQHHAKQIVSALKHHKALVAWDIKNEPNLDFESRGKANVVAWLNHMIDLVKKTDSIHPVTIGWSNTKSATILKDKVDIVSFHYYEDLSHLDQAIITLKDKIHDKPLVLQEFGLSSYSGLWNPFGSTKTNQADYHKKIQEQIATHQLQFMSWTLYDFTAIPTAVVGKLPWRRETQKHFGFINENGTLKPSFTYISKP